The following DNA comes from Naumovozyma dairenensis CBS 421 chromosome 4, complete genome.
GAAATGGAGAGTTGAAAAAATACATGTTGGAGATTACGATGTTTTTGGCAGAATTGTCAACTCGACGCAGTTTGTAAATGCGAATAGACAAGATTTGACTGACAAAATGTGTGATCAGTATTTATCACGCTGTCCGTCCACTTTATATCGATTGAGTGTCATTGACGGATATTCTATTCCCGAAGGAGGTCGAGTAACGATTGATAGATCTCAATTAATGGCAGCGAATAATGATCCGGAATTAAGGAACGTGTATGCTCAATTTGGGTATAATACAGataatcaattattattacattgCATCCCCTTTACCAATGTGTATTTAATATAACAGCATGATTTATAGActaattcaatatatagaaataaCTTAAAAATCTTGgtattataatataatagttTTTTACCGACATGGCCGATCTGCGACGCGTTTTTTCTCCGACGGATGTAAGTGATAAAAAGCAGAGGGCTGTGCGGGTATGGGCCCTTTACCgtgatgaagaagagatGTTCTGAGAATTGCCTACGGCCCAATCTTCGTGTGTTAAATATCCCACCTCAGAACCGTCCGCGGAAATGTACTACGGAAGATAAGGAAgtcaaaaataaacaaagtAACAAGAATGTTAGATGAATGTGTGAAGTGAAAGCATCCATCCACAGGAGCAAAGGTTTGCTTAAGAGAAGAGTTTGTTCAGCAAGAGAAAGCTATCATATCAATATATCACTTACCAGTTTCTCGAAGACAAATAAGTAGCATTTAGTTTGTTTCATTGACGTTCATATACCGCTGATCTCCGTTTTGCCCTTGCTCATCGCTGATTGTGAGAACAAGGTACGTATATATTGATAAGAAAACAGTCTCGAACACAGAAGCGAGACTTGTATTTCATAACtagatattattgaaactgttatttcaataataataatttgttcCGTTACGGACAGGACAGCGAAACACACAGTACAGTAAGATAACGAGGGGTCCTTTATTATAAAATACGACTTTGTTTCCCTGTTTTACCACCACCCTACATACATACGAACATACGtacatacgtacgtatAATACACATACGCTCTGTGAGTGAGAACAAGAATTTTCTCCTCCGGCCCTTTTTTTTCCGTTTCCGTTTTCCGTTTTCCTTTTCCGCCGTTTTCCTTTTCCGCCTTTTTGCTTTGCTTTGCTTTGCTTTGtctactttttttttcagtGAAGCGAAGCGCAGCGCAGCTCGAAGCCCTGCGATAAGATCAATCAATCGATCAATCAATCACTGCGTCCGGGTCCTGcctttattatataatataatatatacgCTATAAAATACCAAGAGAGTTGCTTAGTCTTCCTCTATTCATTCAGAGAAATAACACACTGCAATAGAACACTACACTACACTACACTACACATATATACACATATATACACATATATACACCAAATAacagattattattacgtTTGTTATATCATATCCTACATCTTATCGTATTTCATTCGGACcatcaacaataatatctttCTGCATTCCATATCCTCCCTTCTACTACCGAATATGAACTTTTTTGGATCAAAATCATCCTCAAACAGCCAACAGGGAACCATCAACGGCTCCTcgaataataacaataataataataatagtactTCTAAGAGAATACCCCCAAATGCCTTTTtcccaaatttttcaactcATATGGCTACACCTACAACAGCCATTAGTCAAAATTCTTACGCTATGGGAACAACGGGCATCACTTCAGAAAATGTACTATCACGAATGAAATCTATGAATGAACCAACAACACATCCAGATCATCACCATCAACATCAATACCAGAATTTAAGTTCATCTTCTAAACCTAGCATAATAACATCATCTGTATCGGATTCAAATACAGTATCgtctttctcttcttcagaAGCTATTAGACAAGCTGCTGCTGGAGGTATCATTACCACTGCTACTGCTACTGCTACTGCTACTGCTACTGCTACTGCTACTGCTCCTTCtacatcatcttcttcgaGACTACAACCtatatcaaataataatattaataaccAAAATGCAATCCCTACTGCTGGTCCAGGTACTGACATACCAAGGGGTAAATTAGAAGTAACCATAGTGGAAGCCAAAAACTTATTCACAATATCAAATGATTCTCAACCATATGTAGTTTGTACTTTTGAAAGTTCAGAATTCATTTCAAATGGTCCAGAATcagttaataataacaatccACATTCTAACACTAAACGCACTAATAATGGATTACCCGTAATCAAAGAATATCTTAAAAAGAAACCAGTATATACCCATAGATCATCCTCACAATTAAATAGACTAacagatgatgatactaataataataataataataataataattccaCAACAGTAACaaaccaacaacaacaacaagaagataataaacaacaacaccaagaattattaacaaaTTGTTCAAACCCAATATGGCATCATAAAACTACATTCGATGTCCTTGGAGCTCATTCAGAATTAGACATATCAGTCTATGATGCTGCTCATGATGATATGTTCCTAGGTCAAGTAAGATTACGTCCCAAGATTCATACAACAAATTACGCATCACAAGATCAATGGCATACTTTACAAAGTAGAGTCCTTAACGAAAAAGTCACTggtgaattattaattaaatgGGAATATACCTCTACTAAGAAGAGACATTATGGACCCAATGATTTCGAAGTGTTAAGATTGTTAGGTAAGGGTACGTTTGGTCAAGTTTATCAAGTGAAAAAAAAGGATACTCAACGTATTTACGCTATGAAAGTATTATCTAAGAAAGTCATtgtgaagaaaaatgaagtTGATCATACTATTGGTGAAAGAAATATCCTCGTCACTACAGCGTCTAACGCATCACCATTTATTGTTGGTTTGAAATTCTCTTTCCAAACTCCAACTGATTTGTATTTAGTTACTGATTTTATGAGTGGTGGTGAATTGTTTTGGCATTTACAAAAAGAGGGGAGATTTACTGAAGATAGAGCTAAATTTTATATTGCTGAATTAGTACTGGCATTGGAATATTTacatgataatgatatcgTTTATAGAGATTTGAAAccagaaaatattttattggaTGCTAATGGTAATATTGCATTATGTGATTTCGGTCTTTCTAAAGCTGATTTGAAAGATCGTACAAATACTTTCTGTGGTACTACGGAATATTTAGCTcctgaattattattagatgaatCAGGGTATACTAAGATGGTTGATTTTTGGTCCCTTGgtgttttaatttttgaaatgtgTTGTGGTTGGTCTCCATTTTTCGCTGAAGATAATCAAAAAATGTATCAAAAGATTGCATTTGGTAAAGTGAAATTCCCAAGAGATGTCTTATCACCAGAAGGTCGTTCATTCGTTAAGGGTCTATTAAATAGAAATCCAAAACATAGATTGGGTGCCATTGATGATGGTAGAGAATTAAGGGCACATCCATTTTTCGCTGATATAGattggaaattattgaaagagaaaaaaatccCACCTCCATTTAAACCACATTTAGTTTCGGAAACAGATACATCTAATTTTGATCCAGAGTTTACTCAAACCTCCACATCATATATGAATAAACATCAACCATTAGCAGCTACACCTTTATCTCCTGCCATGCAAGCTAAATTCGCTGGATTTACATATGTGGATGAATCAGCTATGGAGGATCATTATGCAAGTACTTATAACAATCGTAAATTTTTACAAAGTTCCTATTATATGGAACCTGGTTCATTCATTCCAGGTAATCCAAATCTACCACCAGATGAAGATGTTATAGATGATcatgaagaggaagagaaTTACGGGCCTACAAAGAATGATGACGGGACTGATTTCGATGGAGATCAACATATGGACGATGAATTCGTAAGTGGGAACTTCGAAATATGAGAACTTCGGAAAGTATCATTCGTacattataataaaaacaatgGAAAAGGGAAAACGGGAAGAACCGGACTCTTTTGACTCACACACTCCCTCACTCACTCAAATTATCTGTCATCTAACATCACCAATTTAGAACTTTATTTTACATACTTACATATACCATTTtctgtattatttatttgattatttttttttcctctcaaaaatattacaattgttaatttatttactgtgttattatttacatgTTCAAACTTCCAACTGTCCGGTTCTGTACTTCTTTATGTATTTACTTGTGTACTTGTTCATCTATATGTATTTTGGTCCATATTTCCCATGTGGCGCGCAAAGGAGCTTAAAACAGATACATAGAGATATGGAGATTTTAGAAAACATGTCAGTCAGTAGTTTCATTCTGAAACAATGCAATCTTGAAAGAAATAAGGTTACGGAGCATATTACAACAGATAAAAACAGATACGTACCATACCGTACCGTACTCAAGGAGAGAAGGTGAATAGGTAACACGTCAACATTAGAGAGCACCCACCACACGTCAAACGAATCTCTGCTTTGATTTATCGgactttcttttcttttcttttctttcctGTCTGTAGCAGCTACACgaattgttttattttcccAGAGAGATCGAAGACCCCATCCTGTCAGTTCCACGAATCTGTGCAAACTGtatatcaaaaaaaaagcTATGAACGGAATACCCTTCagcaataacaacaattatGGGATTTCGACCACTTTACCAGCAATagatcaaaataataacaataatacaGATCAAATGTCCCAAGAAGATCAGGAACGTCAAAGTAAACAATTACAGCAACTCCCTCTTTTACCTCCTGCTGCAACGTTAGGAACCGCAAATAATAACGTGTCGTCATCATCGGGAACACCAACAGGTAGTCATGGTTCCAAAGCAGCAAATAACGATTTCGTCAGGAAACTTTATAAGATATTGGAAACAAATACTTTCCCAAATCTAGTACGTTGGACTCCGGAAGGTACAAGTTTCGTCGTATTAGATACAGGCAAATTTACCACTCAAATCTTACCAACTCATTTTAAACATTCAAATTTCTCAAGTTTCGTTAGgcaattaaataaatatgattTCCATAAAGTTAAAAGGAAATCAGATGAACCTggaaggaaaaaatatggTGAGCTAAGTTGGGAATTTACACATCCATCGTTTAAGAGACATGATGAAGCTGgattggaaaatattaagaGGAAAATCGCTAATTCAAGGAAACCAGATGAAGTTCAACCTGTCACAGTTTCTACGAAAACTTCAGATATCTTAAAAGTGGCACCTAGTAAGATGCAATTCGATAAGTTAAAAtcagattttgaaaatatggAAAGAACAATGAATGATATGATGACGAAATACACAAGAACACAAGATGAATTAACTCGTTTGACTAATCGATATAATACTTTAGTAGAAAGTTTATTCACTTTTAAAACTgtaaatgaaaatgttgTCAATAATTTTACTACTCTTTGTTCTACATTATCGCAAAAGGGGATTGAATTACCACCATCTTTGTATGATTCcaataaattgaatcaaCTTGCTACATATAATCCGTTACAGCAACAGCAGTTAGCTAGATCATCTTCTCTATCTCTAAATGCTCCATCTATTCAATCTATCCTTGCAAGAGAACCTGTATCAATACAAACACCTACAGATAAGCAAATTCAACATCAACCCGCGCCTCATAATCAACAAATTAGAAACAATCATAATACAACTGCCGCAACAACTCCTCTGCTTCAAAATACATTACCCTTAATATCTACACCAGCAGGTGGAATTTTACCCttacaagaagaaaatattaataccACGGGACATTCCGTATCGTCTATTTCTAAAAGTGATGTTGATataaaacaagaaaattcTCAATCTCCTACAGCCACAGAAGAACTAAGGAAAGGTTATCACGTATTATTAGTAGAAGATGATGCTGTTTCCATTCAATTATGCTCTAAATTCTTAAGAAAATCCGGTTGTACCGTAGAGGTAGTGACGGATGGTCTCGCTGCAATTTCCATTTTAGAAGCATTTAGATATGATTTAGTACTAATGGATATCGTTATGCCAAATTTAGATGGTGCCACGGCAACATCCATCATAAGGAATTTTGATAAGGAAACACCAATCATTGCAATGACTGGTAACATTGAAGATCAAGATTTAATTACGTATTTACAACATGGGATGACTGATATCTTAGCAAAACCTTTCACTAgagatgatttattatcaatgtTAATTAGACATTTATCAAAAAGAATCCCATTATGTGAACGTCAACAATCTGAACCACCAATCCAGGATCCTTCACAGGAAAAAGTACGACAACAACTTATCGCAAATGGACCGTCGCCTCATAATGaaccattgaaaaaatatcacCATCTAACACCAACTTATTGTCGAATGTACAGGACAATAACATAAATATCAATACACCAAATAGCACAGGTTCTATTTCAATGATGGGACCCAGGAACAGTggacaacaacaacaacaacaacaacaacaacaacaacaacaacaacaacaacaacaacaacagcaacagcaacagcaacaacaattatCGACAGGAACTTCGAACCAACCGCACATTGTTCAAAATCCTATACCTCAAAGTACAACAGTTACAACAGGTCTTTCCAACACATTAGGCTCCACTAATAATGATGGCCCTATTATGAAAAAGCAACGTAGAACAACCtgaaatatttgtttcaagttttcttctttccaTTCAAAAATACATTCAGCACAAGGGTTCTCATCATTGAAACttgataattattttttttcaggatcttttttttagaaaaagaaaaactataTTCTCCTTTGTAATTTAAAACATCATATATAGACTATATTATATACCTTTCATTCTTTATGACTTTTGTAAGATTAAtgcaaatatttttatcatttacTCACACACTCACTTATTGGGCTAATCATTAATTTGGTGTATGAGTTATTGTAACgtaaaaaatattagtAGCATCCAATTGTGTTTTGTAAGTATAGCTGAGCATTTTATTCGTTTTTGCCTTAAAAGCTAGACATTCTACGATTTTTATGAATTCTATACAAGAGTTATATATGTTATTATGTGATAATTGGGCGATGATTTCTTCGTGTTCTATTCTTCTTCCACTGCAAATGaaacattttcatcaaacCTAACGGATGTTCTCCTTCTTGAAccaattttaaaatttgttggaatttctaaatcaaattctttaCCATTCTTTAACAATTCTGTTAAATCAGGTCTTTTATTCCTCAATGATGATTTCCTTCTTGCCCCTGCGGTAGTAGAGGCAGCTGCTGCTGTATTTGATTCTCTTCTTATCTTAAGAGTAAGTCTTTCTGGGGATTTCATTATTGCAGGTGTATCTGAAAGTATTCTGTTATcgatattattgttatcttGTCTTgattgttttgattttagAAATTCGTTTTCACAACGATTACATTTGCAAAAAATACCATAATTGACTCTtaattctcttcttcttagaTTGACTCCATGTAATGGACTTACGTAGGTCGTGAATAATTGTTCACCTTTATTGATTGGTTTCCTTgagaatattttcaaacataatttagaatcaatttcaaaacgGACATTAGGTTCACAATTATGATTTAAAAAggaattcaaataatagaTTTGACCTTCAATTTGGTTCAAATTAAATCTACCAATTTCACATAAGAATTGTTCAAAATCTATTGTGTCGCCAACTTTTGGTAGCGCTGATTGGAACAATTTGAAAGCGGATTTCCATATATGTTCCATATCTTCGTTTTTGTGTTCTTCTTCTCGAGATTTTACTTTCTCTGTTTCATTTATTGTGTCACGCGTATCGATGACTGTACCAGCGCTTGTACCTCCTCCACCATTTGATTTATCAAAAGTACCACCAATATTTGTAGAATCAGCAGCATTAGATCTAATTCTTTGAGACAAAGAGCACAAACTATTCCATTTTGTTTCCAATTCTGATTTCAAATCTGGTTTCTCCATTGATACAATAGTGGCCCATATGAACCCCACTGAGAAAATATCTCTttgattgaatttgataCATAATTTCTCAAATTCATTCCAAGCTTTCGAGTCCACCGCtacgttattattattcatcatcttcttcttcccaGATTTTTGATGTTTCAAAATGGAATGAATGTGTGAGTTAGCTAATTTACACTTCTTACTACACCAAATAGTTCCACAAGAATCACAATCCAATCCATTCATCATAATGAAATGCGTACTTAATGAATGTAATGTGTTCCCACAATGAGAACAAATCTTACCTCTTTCAATTAGTCCCAATTTATCCATTGGTGGGATGGTTATCAAAGGTGTTGGTTCTTGGAATATTAGTTTGTTTGCCTCGATGTGATCTGTGGCGATGAGACATCTTCCCATGGGTTCCTTTTCCTCTATGGTTAGACAAGAGggaaatttctttatcgATGTGATTATATCATTTATGTTcgctgatgatgatgattggTATTGGATCTGATCAGCGTATAAGGGTAATATGTTTGGATCTGAAATGGATGAAGATTGGTATAGATTATGTTTCAATAGAATTTCTTGTAATGTGTCTTGAGATAGAATCCAATGAGGGtttctttgtttcaatCTTGTATGTAAGATGGATAAGGGTTCATATTCCATGGATGGTTCCTCTTTCCAGAGACGAACTACATGATCACAAATGGTTTGATGGTTCGGTATCTTCGAATTTGGTGGTAGCTTTTGTTGTTCACCCAAGTCATTCAGACTTAGTGTTTTGATAGTTAATGGCATGTACTGAAGCTTTGTTTGTAAGTTTATTTTCGATAAAAAATAGTCATTTAAAAATAGTTTGTAGATACAgtctctttcttcttcttatgACTCAAATTCTCATTTCTCGATATTTCTTGacacttttttttttttacttttgattttgatttttattGTGTGAGATTCTAATTAACAAACATTTTTAAAGGGAGACTTGAAGAGAacaagaaacaagaaacaaGACCAAGAAGAAGAGCAAAATTGGTCCATTGGGAAATTAAGAAgaatcaaatatttttaaacaTGAGCAGCAAGATTAAAGTAGTACAAAACGTATATTCAAGAATGGCAATCTCTAGAATGTCAAGGGTCATGAGGAGGAGGATGGTAACTCCCTACACTACATCAGCAATGATGAGGAGGAGCATTACCACTacaaataattcatcatcaaccTCTCCTGAAATGCCAACTTTTACCACTAATGGTTCtaaaaatacaaaagaaCCCAAGAGTAAATGGGTCCCAATTACGATCTTTTCAGGAAGTTTCTTAATTGGTTGGTATTTAACACAACATATGACATTTACTGATGTGATGGCATATTGGaaatatgataaattacCGCAAGATTCTGAGCAAGTACAAAGATATCGATTTGAGATCATGAATAGATTAGAGAAGTTACCAATTATGAAACAAATTCGTGAAAATAACAATGAATTAGGGTATTATGAAGTGTTTCCTAAGGATTCAGTTCCTGGTCATAAAAGTGTTAAAGAGGGGaatcaattgattaatAAGACTCTTTTGACACCTGGTGGTATAGCTATACCAcctaaatttttttataatccTGAAAAGAAGGAAGTGGTTGGTATTTATCATTTAGGGATGAAATTAACAGGATACCCTTTTATTGTTCATGGTGGTATTCTCGCTACTGTGATGGAAGATTTAATGAGAGAAGGCATCCAAATCATTAAACAGAAGAATGGTGAGAAAACTAATGAATTGACTATATCGTATAAGATGCCCACATTTGCTAACCAATTTGTCATAGTGAGAACTACTCAAGTGGATGATATTGGTAAAGATAGTGTTAATATGAAAGTGGATTTAATGGATCAAAATGGTCAAAATGTTCTTGTCAAAGGTTCAGGTTCATTCAAGACTATTTGAGATCGTTGTTTACTAagtatttatttattatttatcgATGAACCTTGTATATAGTTTATAGGTAGGCAAACGGTGTACGTATGTATGCTCTTTTGTTTAGTTTAGTTTAgtttcatttatttatcaattaaccatattcattattatcaagatGTTATATGTTacttattattatccttTATTGATCCAATAAACTTGACCATCTCCAGACACTATACAATCCATGAAATAATCATGATCATCAATTGGAATTTGTACATTAGTAGATGACGATGTTGCGTTGTTGTCTAtaatttgttctttcaaaCCTATTCCAATTAATAATGGCATCTTTTTATCTGgattataatattgatatcttttaaagaaatcatcATAAAACCCAGCTCCATGACCTAATCTTGCACCAGGTTTGTCTCCATTAATTCCGAATATTACACTGGGTACCAATATAACGTCTAATTGTGGTGGTAGATACAATGCTGATGCCGAcgctgatgatgaagaagagcTTACATTCTCGGGCATTGGTTCTCTTAATTTGTATTTGCCCTGCGGTTGTAAATTCAAGACTTCTTCATatgatttcattt
Coding sequences within:
- the FAU1 gene encoding 5-formyltetrahydrofolate cyclo-ligase (similar to Saccharomyces cerevisiae FAU1 (YER183C); ancestral locus Anc_4.388), translating into MPVPMPMPMPNTATTKAAKQALRKQFNVSLSQVSKTSVDIQSAIIVDSLAPILKPYHSIACFMSMDHSEVNTQGIIKWIFEQGKSLYLPRCTNTRDTHQVKLRTQTKDLTKDHPHLTFHKMKSYEEVLNLQPQGKYKLREPMPENVSSSSSSASASALYLPPQLDVILVPSVIFGINGDKPGARLGHGAGFYDDFFKRYQYYNPDKKMPLLIGIGLKEQIIDNNATSSSTNVQIPIDDHDYFMDCIVSGDGQVYWINKG
- the SKN7 gene encoding kinase-regulated stress-responsive transcription factor SKN7 (similar to Saccharomyces cerevisiae SKN7 (YHR206W) and HMS2 (YJR147W); ancestral locus Anc_4.385) yields the protein MNGIPFSNNNNYGISTTLPAIDQNNNNNTDQMSQEDQERQSKQLQQLPLLPPAATLGTANNNVSSSSGTPTGSHGSKAANNDFVRKLYKILETNTFPNLVRWTPEGTSFVVLDTGKFTTQILPTHFKHSNFSSFVRQLNKYDFHKVKRKSDEPGRKKYGELSWEFTHPSFKRHDEAGLENIKRKIANSRKPDEVQPVTVSTKTSDILKVAPSKMQFDKLKSDFENMERTMNDMMTKYTRTQDELTRLTNRYNTLVESLFTFKTVNENVVNNFTTLCSTLSQKGIELPPSLYDSNKLNQLATYNPLQQQQLARSSSLSLNAPSIQSILAREPVSIQTPTDKQIQHQPAPHNQQIRNNHNTTAATTPLLQNTLPLISTPAGGILPLQEENINTTGHSVSSISKSDVDIKQENSQSPTATEELRKGYHVLLVEDDAVSIQLCSKFLRKSGCTVEVVTDGLAAISILEAFRYDLVLMDIVMPNLDGATATSIIRNFDKETPIIAMTGNIEDQDLITYLQHGMTDILAKPFTRDDLLSMLIRHLSKRIPLCERQQSEPPIQDPSQEKVRQQLIANGPSPHNEPLKKYHHLTPTYCRMYRTIT
- the SET5 gene encoding S-adenosylmethionine-dependent methyltransferase (similar to Saccharomyces cerevisiae SET5 (YHR207C); ancestral locus Anc_4.386), translated to MPLTIKTLSLNDLGEQQKLPPNSKIPNHQTICDHVVRLWKEEPSMEYEPLSILHTRLKQRNPHWILSQDTLQEILLKHNLYQSSSISDPNILPLYADQIQYQSSSSANINDIITSIKKFPSCLTIEEKEPMGRCLIATDHIEANKLIFQEPTPLITIPPMDKLGLIERGKICSHCGNTLHSLSTHFIMMNGLDCDSCGTIWCSKKCKLANSHIHSILKHQKSGKKKMMNNNNVAVDSKAWNEFEKLCIKFNQRDIFSVGFIWATIVSMEKPDLKSELETKWNSLCSLSQRIRSNAADSTNIGGTFDKSNGGGGTSAGTVIDTRDTINETEKVKSREEEHKNEDMEHIWKSAFKLFQSALPKVGDTIDFEQFLCEIGRFNLNQIEGQIYYLNSFLNHNCEPNVRFEIDSKLCLKIFSRKPINKGEQLFTTYVSPLHGVNLRRRELRVNYGIFCKCNRCENEFLKSKQSRQDNNNIDNRILSDTPAIMKSPERLTLKIRRESNTAAAASTTAGARRKSSLRNKRPDLTELLKNGKEFDLEIPTNFKIGSRRRTSVRFDENVSFAVEEE
- the FMP10 gene encoding Fmp10p (similar to Saccharomyces cerevisiae YER182W; ancestral locus Anc_4.387) encodes the protein MSSKIKVVQNVYSRMAISRMSRVMRRRMVTPYTTSAMMRRSITTTNNSSSTSPEMPTFTTNGSKNTKEPKSKWVPITIFSGSFLIGWYLTQHMTFTDVMAYWKYDKLPQDSEQVQRYRFEIMNRLEKLPIMKQIRENNNELGYYEVFPKDSVPGHKSVKEGNQLINKTLLTPGGIAIPPKFFYNPEKKEVVGIYHLGMKLTGYPFIVHGGILATVMEDLMREGIQIIKQKNGEKTNELTISYKMPTFANQFVIVRTTQVDDIGKDSVNMKVDLMDQNGQNVLVKGSGSFKTI
- the SCH9 gene encoding serine/threonine protein kinase SCH9 (similar to Saccharomyces cerevisiae SCH9 (YHR205W); ancestral locus Anc_4.384), which translates into the protein MNFFGSKSSSNSQQGTINGSSNNNNNNNNSTSKRIPPNAFFPNFSTHMATPTTAISQNSYAMGTTGITSENVLSRMKSMNEPTTHPDHHHQHQYQNLSSSSKPSIITSSVSDSNTVSSFSSSEAIRQAAAGGIITTATATATATATATATAPSTSSSSRLQPISNNNINNQNAIPTAGPGTDIPRGKLEVTIVEAKNLFTISNDSQPYVVCTFESSEFISNGPESVNNNNPHSNTKRTNNGLPVIKEYLKKKPVYTHRSSSQLNRLTDDDTNNNNNNNNNSTTVTNQQQQQEDNKQQHQELLTNCSNPIWHHKTTFDVLGAHSELDISVYDAAHDDMFLGQVRLRPKIHTTNYASQDQWHTLQSRVLNEKVTGELLIKWEYTSTKKRHYGPNDFEVLRLLGKGTFGQVYQVKKKDTQRIYAMKVLSKKVIVKKNEVDHTIGERNILVTTASNASPFIVGLKFSFQTPTDLYLVTDFMSGGELFWHLQKEGRFTEDRAKFYIAELVLALEYLHDNDIVYRDLKPENILLDANGNIALCDFGLSKADLKDRTNTFCGTTEYLAPELLLDESGYTKMVDFWSLGVLIFEMCCGWSPFFAEDNQKMYQKIAFGKVKFPRDVLSPEGRSFVKGLLNRNPKHRLGAIDDGRELRAHPFFADIDWKLLKEKKIPPPFKPHLVSETDTSNFDPEFTQTSTSYMNKHQPLAATPLSPAMQAKFAGFTYVDESAMEDHYASTYNNRKFLQSSYYMEPGSFIPGNPNLPPDEDVIDDHEEEENYGPTKNDDGTDFDGDQHMDDEFVSGNFEI